One Pseudomonadota bacterium DNA segment encodes these proteins:
- a CDS encoding restriction endonuclease subunit S: MNALFDSFDVFAVAPNGVKKLRELILQLAVQGKLVPQDPSDEPASVLLKKIAEEKKRLVAEGKIKKEKTLPPIEPEEVPFEVPEGWEWVRLDEVSSYIQRGKGPTYSDIEKIPVVSQKCIQWSGFDLRRARFIEPESIEAYGEERFLCEGDLLWNSTGTGTIGRMSIYKPDSRYPLAVTDSHVTVVRVVVVLPRFVLSWVASPFIQLYIEGDAPGTTNQVELATSRVKSQVVPLPSLGEQHRIVARVDQLMSLCDELEAKYNAQQDQRQKLNAAALDTLLAAEDEAGFAAAWQRVCDSFDLLYDAPESVTKLRQAILQLAVMGKLVKQYPSDEPASVLLKKIAAEKARLVADGKIKKEKPLPPIEPNEVPFEVPRGWEWCKMDSLVFSLKNDLRTGPFGSSLHKADHRKNGVPVWGIETISKRGSFTGKNKIFVDSSKAIELSSFSVKAGDIIVSRSGTVGELCRLPDDIPDGLLSTNLMKVSLNRALISPDFFCLLFKGTKSIDAQLAKLCFGSTRLFLTQSILGKLLFPLPPFAEQQRIVARVDQLMSVCYELEAKLTAARERAERLLVLLRPERDRAGVLGLPEVSV; encoded by the coding sequence TTGAACGCGCTGTTCGACAGCTTCGACGTCTTCGCCGTGGCACCGAACGGCGTGAAGAAGCTGCGCGAGTTGATCCTCCAGCTCGCCGTGCAGGGCAAGCTCGTCCCGCAGGACCCCAGCGACGAGCCCGCGTCGGTGCTGCTGAAGAAGATTGCGGAGGAGAAGAAGCGCCTCGTCGCCGAGGGCAAGATCAAGAAGGAGAAGACGCTGCCGCCGATCGAGCCGGAGGAGGTGCCGTTCGAGGTGCCGGAGGGGTGGGAGTGGGTGCGGCTCGACGAGGTTTCGTCGTACATTCAGAGGGGCAAGGGACCGACGTACTCGGACATCGAAAAGATCCCTGTCGTCTCTCAGAAATGCATCCAGTGGAGCGGGTTCGACTTGCGCCGGGCACGCTTCATCGAACCCGAGAGTATTGAGGCATACGGGGAAGAGCGATTCCTCTGCGAGGGCGATCTCCTCTGGAATTCAACGGGCACGGGCACCATCGGGAGGATGAGCATCTACAAGCCCGACAGTCGATACCCACTGGCTGTGACGGATTCCCACGTCACGGTCGTTCGCGTCGTCGTAGTTCTCCCGAGGTTTGTTCTGTCCTGGGTTGCGAGTCCATTCATTCAGCTCTACATCGAGGGCGACGCGCCGGGCACGACCAACCAGGTTGAACTCGCAACGAGCCGTGTGAAAAGCCAGGTGGTGCCGCTGCCCTCTTTGGGCGAGCAGCACCGCATCGTCGCCAGGGTCGATCAGCTCATGTCCCTCTGTGACGAGCTGGAGGCGAAGTACAACGCCCAGCAGGACCAGCGGCAGAAACTGAACGCCGCCGCCCTCGACACGCTCCTCGCCGCCGAGGACGAGGCCGGGTTCGCCGCCGCCTGGCAGCGCGTCTGCGACAGCTTCGACCTGCTCTACGACGCCCCGGAGAGCGTTACCAAGCTGCGCCAGGCGATCCTCCAGCTCGCGGTCATGGGCAAGCTCGTGAAGCAGTACCCGAGCGATGAGCCTGCCTCGGTGCTGCTCAAGAAGATCGCCGCAGAGAAGGCCCGTCTCGTTGCCGATGGGAAGATCAAGAAGGAGAAGCCACTGCCGCCGATCGAGCCGAACGAGGTGCCGTTTGAGGTGCCGAGGGGGTGGGAGTGGTGTAAAATGGATTCTCTTGTGTTTTCATTAAAGAATGATCTCAGGACAGGTCCATTTGGGTCCTCTCTCCATAAAGCTGATCATAGAAAAAATGGCGTGCCTGTTTGGGGGATCGAGACCATCAGCAAGAGGGGATCTTTCACAGGGAAAAACAAGATATTTGTAGATTCAAGTAAAGCGATCGAGTTGTCGTCCTTTTCTGTGAAAGCTGGAGATATCATCGTTTCTCGTTCAGGAACTGTTGGCGAGCTTTGCCGTTTACCTGATGATATTCCAGACGGGCTTCTTTCTACTAACCTCATGAAAGTATCTTTGAACCGGGCACTGATTTCACCGGACTTCTTTTGCCTATTGTTCAAGGGCACCAAATCGATTGATGCACAGCTGGCTAAGCTGTGTTTTGGATCGACTCGTCTTTTCCTTACTCAGTCGATTTTGGGGAAACTGCTTTTCCCCTTACCTCCTTTCGCCGAGCAGCAACGCATCGTCGCCAGGGTCGATCAGCTAATGTCCGTCTGCTACGAGCTGGAGGCGAAGCTCACAGCCGCGAGGGAGAGAGCGGAGAGGCTCTTGGTACTTTTGCGACCCGAACGAGATCGGGCGGGTGTTCTCGGACTTCCAGAGGTATCTGTATGA